GATGGCGATCCAACAAAGCCGATAAATCTTCCTAAAACTAGACCATTCTATCTATTTCAATATGGACGAATTTGTCAAGAAGTTGCCGACATGAGCGAAATggaacattttttccattatgaAGAAGAAGTCGTTCTTTACGGTGCTTTACCTGATCTGGTTTTTGCTTCCggacaaaaattgaaattccaGGACCCACATCCACGTATTGAGGTCACATTGTTTGATCGTGGTCTCACCCTTCATTATTGTTACTATGATATTGCCGATAAATTGAAAGGATTCCAAGTGCTCGTCGATACAACACCGGATACATTCGGTTATGGGCGATGGTATGATGGCGAAAGTGGCTTAACTAGACCAGTGAACAAACCATTTTTATCAGCAGTCGAATGCGCTTCATATGGTACGACGGAAGAAGAATTTGTCCAAATTACATTGAATTGTACGCAACCGATTGAAGGACAATATGTCATCATATTTATGAAAGATAGACAAGATGCTCTACAACTTTGTGAAGTGGTCGTATTCGGTGAAGAATCATGTGGTCGACCATTAGGCATGGCTACAGAAGAAATACTCGATTCGGCCATAACGGCATCGACTTTTGATTCCAGTAAAGGTCTTGTATATCATCCATACAATGTTCGTTTAAATAGTTTTGCAGCTTGGTGTACGACCAATACCGATCAGGAGAAACACATACAAATCGATTTACGGCTACAAAATTCCAATAttgttttcgattcaaaATTACCAATGGGTGATGAATCCAATTGGAATCAGGTCAACTATGTAACCATTGTGGGGGTGGCAATGCAAGGAATGCCACATGGATTCAAAAGCTATTTTGTGACACATTTTcaacttttattttcaaatgattcttTGCATTGGACCTATGAAGAAGAACCGATTGGCAGacaaaaaatatacaaatgTGTCCAATGCGAAGCTCAACACGTTGATCCTAATGAAGTTGTCATGTATAATCTGCTTAAACCGGTCGTAGCTCGCTTCATACGTATCAAAATCTTAGCGTTTCGTGGTGGACCTTGTATGCGTCTTGAATTGATCGGATGTCGTGGagataagaaaaatttctgCTCAAGAACATTGACTGCTTCCACACCTGGTGTCATTTCATCACCAAATTATCCTTTTTATTATGCTCAATACAAGTCCTGTGTTTGGCACATTAAACCTAACAAACCGGATCGTCATATTGAATTGGACTTTATCGTTTTAGATTTGGCTCCTGCTGAGAAAAGTGGAGGTAAATGTCATGATGGCTTATACATAAATCATTCGCCTCAACAATCACTCATTACCATTGAAGCCCCATCGACAGTTGCATCAGGTATTCATCGTCCTGCACACTCATTTCTTCATCGGAATTTTcctaaaaaaattatttccaatGGTGCCGTTACATTGACATTGAATACCTGTTTCCGTTTTTCAATGACTCGTTTTCAAGGATTTCTGGTTCGATTTCGTGAAGCTGATTGTCCAGGGTGTGGAATTGGTGATCCACGTTGTTCTCGTTTGCATAATTGTACTTCACTTTGTGGCCGTATACTTTCGATCAATTATCCATTGAATTATCTAAATAACCATCGATGTCGATGGTTGATTCGAGCACCTGCAGGTCATTATTTTAATATAACCATTGAAGATTTTGATGTTGCCGGATCCCAAGCATATAcgacaaaatcatcaactaaTCGACCGCTCAAacattgtttatttgatcatttatcattcatcgatCCATCAACTGGAATGGTTATCGGAAGATATTGtaacacaaacaaaccatCCAAATTCATCTTCTCCAATTGGAACGAATTGTTGATCGAATTCAGTTCAGATTCGTCAAGCACTGGTCGTGGATTCAAGTTGAAATACAAAGCCGAACGATATCATTTACTTCCAGAAGCTATACCATTGTTGATACCACCGATGTATTCCTGTCCAAATGGTTGGCTTTATTTTCGAGGTTATTGTTTCGCATCATTTGTTGAAGAAGAATCACTTCAGTGGTACGAAGCCGAAGAAAAATGTGCACAAAAAGCTAAAGGACGTGATGGTCATTTAGTATCTATCACTGATTATCTTGAAATGAATGTCGTTCACTATTGGATTGTTGAACAATGGAAACTGACACCACATCAAAGCATTTATATTGGATTAATCGACACGAATCGTGAAGGTTTCTATAATTGGTCCGATGGCAATCCTATGAGCTATACTGATTGGTATAGAAATAATTTCTGGCCAGTAGATTCAGCTACAACATTCtattcacaacaacagcatcagcaacagaaaaattggtccaatacaaatgaatatgGTCCTTATTCAAAATCACCTATGATCAGTTGGAATGGTGAtctgaataattttttcaatcaatattctCAACCAGACGGCGGAGCCTATGAAGATTGTACcgtaattaattttcattcgatataTTCAACATTAAATTGGCATGATGTACCATGTTCTTTGGGCAAAAAAGTTATGCCCACAGTGAAATTGGTCAATTATAATCTAACCACAATTGCCTCAACAATTAATCTTGTCACCAATAACAGTTCAATGAATTCTATCATTGCTACTCGTAATCGAAATATGATTCTCAACCACAATGATGGCCTAATCCGAAGTTATATATGCAAAATGGACTCAAATTCATCGTTGCATCAACATAGCCCTCGACGAACATTATTCACTAGGAGGTTAAGTGAAGACAAGAAGAAGATCAGGGCAAAAGTCGATACGAATCgctattttgtttgtaacaATTATGAGGTAATATCAAATCTATTTCGATGTGATGGTACTGCTAATTGTCGTGATGGGAGCGATGAAACTGAAGGCTGTTCAATTAGCGATGAATGCCTGGAATCACAATTTCAATGTGCCAATAGTCACTGCATTGCCATTGGAAAGGTAAGTATTGTtgccaattattattgttttgaaagttaattttcaaaaaaaatttttcacaaatttGCTTAGTATTGTGATTTTGTCGACGATTGTGGTGATGGATCCGATGAGATATTCTGTGTTCGACgtcaatgcaaaaaaaattccgaatTCAAATGcaacaatgatcaatgtATACCCAATTATAAAAGATGTAATTTGTTTCATGATTGTCGCGATCAAAGTGATGAAGATAATTGCAGTGGGAAATGCAATCTAAACACTACATTTCAATGTTATTATGGTAATTGTATTCCATTGTATGCATTATGCGATCGTCACCGCGATTGTCctggaaaatttttcgaagATGAACACGAGACTGTATGTTCATTGCTAAACCAAAATGACCAACAGCAAAgtccatttttgtttgatgccccttcgtcatcatcgaatgattaTCAAGATAAACCATACCGATGGCGGCGTGGTTCAACTAACCATCCGAGAAAACGGAATAGACGTAATAAAACTGAATCGCCATTGTTTTGTGGTCAAAGAAAAGACACTCGTTTAGAAACTTGTCAGGATTTGCTCGAATATCAAGGCATCATGCAAGATGGCAATTATGAATTAAAACCAATtactgaaaataaattaacatTAAGAGTTTATTGCCGCTTCTTGAACTCGACACACGCTACGACAATTATTAATCACGACACTGAGGATCGATTATATGTCCGTTCATCATTCGATGCTCCAGGTTCGTACGTACGAACCATCACATATGAAGGCAGTTTTGACCTTATTGTTGCCGTTATCAATGCATCAGCTTCTTGTCGACAATTTTTAAGTTACGAATGTTCTGGATCAAggttcaatttcaattcaccAAAACCGAATTCTTGGTGGGTTTCTAGACTTGGTCTTAAAGAATATTCATGGGGAACGGATCGTCTAAATTCTTGTGCTTGTTATCCTAATTGTATTTCTAATCTTCACTGCAATTGTGATGCTGGATTGATGTTCAACTGGACAAGAGATTATGGCTATATTGAAGATAGAGCGCGCCTTCCGATTCGTCAGGTGGCCTTCGGCGAAGTCTATCATATCGGCCAACTAGGATACGTACAAGTTGGTCCAGTCGAATGTATAGGAAAAAGTATTGAATGGAAATTGTcaagtttgaaaaaaattcattccgATTGTCAAGTGAAATCATCGAATCTTTTTGAATGTAACTCTGGACAgataatcgaatcaaaacaCATATGCATCTACGAATTCGATCAGCTACAATATCAGATAGGCTGTCGCGATGTATCTCATTTACGAAATTGTTCAACATTTCAATGTCCACCAGATTATGTAAAATGTCCCGATTCTTATTGCATACCATACCGTTATATTTGCAATGGTAAATGGGATTGTGTAGGAGGATCGGATGAAATTGGCTGTGCTAGATACACCTGTCCTGGTCATTACAAATGTGCCAATGAAAGTTCCTGCGTTTGGCTTCATCAGCTTTGCGATGGCTTTCGCCACTGTCCacttggtgatgatgaatggttTTGCGATCTTAATTGTCCCCGTAATTGTATTTGCAACGGTCATTATGTTGATTGTCGATACTCAAACATAACGATGGAAATACTGGCCAATATCTCGAAGGAAACCCGTAAATTGGATCTAAGCGGCAATCATTTGGGACCAGATatgtcattcattgatttctcACGCTATATTTATCTTGGCGAATTGATCTTGCAGAGTAATCAGCTGGAAATAATTCGATCACGTAAATTTATACAGCTAACTAATCTGTATAAACTAGATCTTCGATTCAACCGAATCAGAGTGATTGAAGCGGCTGCTTTTGCTGGATTGCAACAGATTACCACGCTAATGTTGGAACATAACCATGAACTTCAAGAAATACATTCTGGTGCTTTTGTAGGGCTAGTTTCTTTACGAAGattgaatatttcaaatacaaaaatgaaGACTATTGTCAAGAATTCTTTTCTTCAGATGAGTTCATTACAACATTTAACATTGGTTGACAATGAAATCGATACGATAGAAAAAGGTGCTTTTAATGATCTAATTTCCTTAATGTCACTGGATTTTCGTGGCAATCCAGTTACGAATTTTTCTAAAGACATGTTTGTCATGTTAAAATCATTGCGAAGTTTAGCAAGTGATAGTTTCAAATTTTGCTGTATGGTTTCTGGTATTGTACCATTTAGCCGATGTTATCCACCACAAGATGAGATATCCGATTGTGAAGATTTATTATCGAAAACTGTTCAACGATTGATTCTGTGGATATTGGGATTCAGTGCTTTGATTGGTAATCTTTTCGTAATTATTTGGCGTTTCAAGACATTGAATAAGACCAATCGTGTCAGTTCGACACTTATTTTGTCGCTTGGATTTGCAGATTTTCTTATGGGAACCTATCTGATACTGATTGCTTctgttgatgaatattaccggtaaaattattaatgatatgtaatattttttcatttatttttttttctttccatagTGGtcgatatattgaaaattcagattattggaaaaattccATATGGTGTAAACTTGCTGGTTTTTTGTCAACCTTATCATTACAAACTTCTGTAGTGACATTAGTATTGATTGCTATCGATCGTCTCATATCCATTTCTTTTACGTTTTCAAATTACCGTTTCACCGTCGAATCCACTTATAAATTGTTGACATTCACATGGATCACAATGTTTGTCCTGTCTATTGTACCATTGTTACCTATAGATTATTTTCAAGGACGATTCTATTCAAGATCGGGCGTATGTCTTGCATTTCATATTACCATAACAAAATGGCCTGGTTGGGAATATTCGGTTGCTGTATTTTTGGTATTCAATTTAACGgcttttttattcatcttaTGTTGTTACCTATACATGTATAAAACAATTGCCATCACCGTTAAAAAACGCCGACAAATGATAcagacaacaaaacaaattcgtGAAAGCAAAGTATGTACAACagtattgatttttatttaatattgatttaataaattcaaaaaaaaaaattcagattgGACTACAAATGGCTTTAATTGTCAGcacaaattttctttgttggtTTCCGGTTATCATGATGGGATTTTTAGCGTTAGGTGGCATCCACATCCCTGGTGCTGCTTATTCTTGGATAGCGGTACTCGTGCTGCCGCTTAATTCGGCCACTAATCCTGCAATCTACACATTGTTACAGCTGATACCAAACTTTCGGTCACAAACACAACATAAACGCATAATCGATAATCGTTTGGCTTCGATGAGGTCAATTCGTATGAACGGTTCAAATGGAGGAAGTTTCCGTAGAGTTGTTAATCAATCGAACGGACAACAAGATTCTAGTTTTATAGTATCACACGTATCATCCTCCTTACAATTGATACAACAGCCTAGTCAACCTCCAGTGAAATTATTGATGCAACCACCACCTGGATATCAAAATCTCAACGAATTTCTTCGCACCAAAGAACCATTAACAGCCAGAGATTTATACGAAATATGTTTGTCTTTGAGCATAATTTTAAaggattttcatcaaatgggTTATGCATTGGGTACGATAAATTGCgagaatatttttgttacaaTTCGACCGATCCGTTATATTGCAAACTATATCCAAAATGGcgatgaatatgaaataaataacgAAACAATAACGAAGATGGATGGTGAATATCGTTTACAAGCTTATATACCGccatttgattcatatcaGGTACCACGTGCCGCGATCAGTGATACGACTTCCGATAATAACCATATATCATTGAAAGAACCGGACGATTTCGCTATGGATATGGAAGAATTTGGAAAAGTGATCAAAAGAATGTTACAAATATATCATTCTCGAACATTGAGGTCATCGGAAAgttcatttcaaaatatatcatcaatgacaccaaaaaaatgcaaatcaTAAagtttaatcattttttatttataaattttaataacatctaattaaataatgatataaaCGTTCAACAATAAAGATTTCAAAACCTTCAATTggttgaaaagaaaatcatttctCGAactaaaataataaattatgtcaaatcaaaaaactgaaaaaataaCCATATATCAATTTAACATACCCTATGGAAAATATAAGAAAGAAAAGCATCGTAACCAATGGATATGGTGGCAACGTAAAGATATCGATATGCAGCAGGTACAAATGCAAAATTTATCCATTGTATCGGAATGAACACTAGCCATTCAGCTGTACAAATTAAACCGAGATTTTGACGTATCCGCTGCAATGTTGTATCGAATTTTTGCTCATTAATCTGGCCAAATATGAGAAAAACGGATGATACAAGTAAAGGGCCCATAGCTGATTCGGCTATCAGTTTTTTACCGACAGAACTTTTGACATGTGGAGGAAATTTACGATCTAAATACGAATACCACCAATGACCGAATAGGCTGAAATATATTCCTGCAACCATCATGTTTCCTGGTGATTAATTCGAATACATGTTTACAAAtagtgaataataaaataaaatatcaaTGCATATAACAATACTTGTTCTGGTAAGATTCCATTC
This is a stretch of genomic DNA from Dermatophagoides farinae isolate YC_2012a chromosome 2, ASM2471394v1, whole genome shotgun sequence. It encodes these proteins:
- the LOC124498956 gene encoding uncharacterized protein LOC124498956; translation: MDRIWYSFVILFVYHQSSIQQINSKEFFAKNCAELWLQYGIRHSGNYTLLLDDSTESLNNGIQVECDMSSALTVDPQIDGNHLGESEQVFEVKTIIHHDSEEPRLVQGYESPGSFERNIIYNQGHSNSNFSSTPKDANRLFMRQIEKIVNSAFSCQQYIRWDCKGSVFSFWFQHYHSWWLDRNGLTRTYWGGAEPDSNSCGCFPYCHPTVKNSTCNCDANMKTDWLEDSGLLLSKDRLPVTQLRFGDTGESYEVGRYTLGPLICRSYGHLNVSLGHFKAPVTITSPGYPIRYPPAFRRYEWIITVDEGQWIEMVFPEYDIIHYGAYVSVPGCRYAIEVDIFQKPKTNDENTETFIYSGQEWHLVNSIRREKSSQPYYVTDGSETLFRLRFITCNQKRSLINDHKGFKVEFRFCKCSTCNIGTESFTNCTVEPDHCLYIYSQGYPFPHYLYGKKIDHETRVHRWQIATQPDHMLQIEFNDFDVISTPGQHYCDTDLVTIYGEKNMKRKTNYCNINRFNIGKLHSKSNYMEIILRTSLRKVGNSRGIHATVRSIHQHLFKTSRFVKNAAEGRPTDQSSTRSPRESSLAVDNNFEQREAAKCSSTNYEREPWWRVNLQKRHRIHGVKIYSYLGKHETPLMQSNIMLEPNSDISPYCDREWPVGNYALPMPDSGCPASKIGYSKWLTGMRFHAVQYDKPYDDKIRYWSENIMLKGGATSTGIEQHFCVHAANNRKAPENSNETCTWQPGKYCILQYGLSCPDGFQIGSITWFDKSLNKSNSDLFNFINGTVPKGDYTTHNTTLYFCCREDGDPTKPINLPKTRPFYLFQYGRICQEVADMSEMEHFFHYEEEVVLYGALPDLVFASGQKLKFQDPHPRIEVTLFDRGLTLHYCYYDIADKLKGFQVLVDTTPDTFGYGRWYDGESGLTRPVNKPFLSAVECASYGTTEEEFVQITLNCTQPIEGQYVIIFMKDRQDALQLCEVVVFGEESCGRPLGMATEEILDSAITASTFDSSKGLVYHPYNVRLNSFAAWCTTNTDQEKHIQIDLRLQNSNIVFDSKLPMGDESNWNQVNYVTIVGVAMQGMPHGFKSYFVTHFQLLFSNDSLHWTYEEEPIGRQKIYKCVQCEAQHVDPNEVVMYNLLKPVVARFIRIKILAFRGGPCMRLELIGCRGDKKNFCSRTLTASTPGVISSPNYPFYYAQYKSCVWHIKPNKPDRHIELDFIVLDLAPAEKSGGKCHDGLYINHSPQQSLITIEAPSTVASGIHRPAHSFLHRNFPKKIISNGAVTLTLNTCFRFSMTRFQGFLVRFREADCPGCGIGDPRCSRLHNCTSLCGRILSINYPLNYLNNHRCRWLIRAPAGHYFNITIEDFDVAGSQAYTTKSSTNRPLKHCLFDHLSFIDPSTGMVIGRYCNTNKPSKFIFSNWNELLIEFSSDSSSTGRGFKLKYKAERYHLLPEAIPLLIPPMYSCPNGWLYFRGYCFASFVEEESLQWYEAEEKCAQKAKGRDGHLVSITDYLEMNVVHYWIVEQWKLTPHQSIYIGLIDTNREGFYNWSDGNPMSYTDWYRNNFWPVDSATTFYSQQQHQQQKNWSNTNEYGPYSKSPMISWNGDLNNFFNQYSQPDGGAYEDCTVINFHSIYSTLNWHDVPCSLGKKVMPTVKLVNYNLTTIASTINLVTNNSSMNSIIATRNRNMILNHNDGLIRSYICKMDSNSSLHQHSPRRTLFTRRLSEDKKKIRAKVDTNRYFVCNNYEVISNLFRCDGTANCRDGSDETEGCSISDECLESQFQCANSHCIAIGKYCDFVDDCGDGSDEIFCVRRQCKKNSEFKCNNDQCIPNYKRCNLFHDCRDQSDEDNCSGKCNLNTTFQCYYGNCIPLYALCDRHRDCPGKFFEDEHETVCSLLNQNDQQQSPFLFDAPSSSSNDYQDKPYRWRRGSTNHPRKRNRRNKTESPLFCGQRKDTRLETCQDLLEYQGIMQDGNYELKPITENKLTLRVYCRFLNSTHATTIINHDTEDRLYVRSSFDAPGSYVRTITYEGSFDLIVAVINASASCRQFLSYECSGSRFNFNSPKPNSWWVSRLGLKEYSWGTDRLNSCACYPNCISNLHCNCDAGLMFNWTRDYGYIEDRARLPIRQVAFGEVYHIGQLGYVQVGPVECIGKSIEWKLSSLKKIHSDCQVKSSNLFECNSGQIIESKHICIYEFDQLQYQIGCRDVSHLRNCSTFQCPPDYVKCPDSYCIPYRYICNGKWDCVGGSDEIGCARYTCPGHYKCANESSCVWLHQLCDGFRHCPLGDDEWFCDLNCPRNCICNGHYVDCRYSNITMEILANISKETRKLDLSGNHLGPDMSFIDFSRYIYLGELILQSNQLEIIRSRKFIQLTNLYKLDLRFNRIRVIEAAAFAGLQQITTLMLEHNHELQEIHSGAFVGLVSLRRLNISNTKMKTIVKNSFLQMSSLQHLTLVDNEIDTIEKGAFNDLISLMSLDFRGNPVTNFSKDMFVMLKSLRSLASDSFKFCCMVSGIVPFSRCYPPQDEISDCEDLLSKTVQRLILWILGFSALIGNLFVIIWRFKTLNKTNRVSSTLILSLGFADFLMGTYLILIASVDEYYRGRYIENSDYWKNSIWCKLAGFLSTLSLQTSVVTLVLIAIDRLISISFTFSNYRFTVESTYKLLTFTWITMFVLSIVPLLPIDYFQGRFYSRSGVCLAFHITITKWPGWEYSVAVFLVFNLTAFLFILCCYLYMYKTIAITVKKRRQMIQTTKQIRESKIGLQMALIVSTNFLCWFPVIMMGFLALGGIHIPGAAYSWIAVLVLPLNSATNPAIYTLLQLIPNFRSQTQHKRIIDNRLASMRSIRMNGSNGGSFRRVVNQSNGQQDSSFIVSHVSSSLQLIQQPSQPPVKLLMQPPPGYQNLNEFLRTKEPLTARDLYEICLSLSIILKDFHQMGYALGTINCENIFVTIRPIRYIANYIQNGDEYEINNETITKMDGEYRLQAYIPPFDSYQVPRAAISDTTSDNNHISLKEPDDFAMDMEEFGKVIKRMLQIYHSRTLRSSESSFQNISSMTPKKCKS
- the LOC124498961 gene encoding mpv17-like protein 2; this translates as MAHLFAKRLVNKLYSRPYLIITNTVTGVISISIGDVLQQNLEHYWSHHQKQQDANPSDRPFEWNLTRTRNMMVAGIYFSLFGHWWYSYLDRKFPPHVKSSVGKKLIAESAMGPLLVSSVFLIFGQINEQKFDTTLQRIRQNLGLICTAEWLVFIPIQWINFAFVPAAYRYLYVATISIGYDAFLSYIFHRFEK